Proteins found in one Drosophila innubila isolate TH190305 chromosome X, UK_Dinn_1.0, whole genome shotgun sequence genomic segment:
- the LOC117793444 gene encoding serine/threonine-protein kinase fused, with protein sequence MDRYAVSSLVGQGSFGCVYKAQRRGDDKVVAIKVISKRGRSNRELKNLRRECDIQARLKHPHVIEMVESFESKFDLFVVTEFAVMDLHRYLSFNGAMPEEHAQRVVCHLVSALYYLHSNRILHRDLKPQNVLLDKNMHAKLCDFGLARNMTMGTHVLTSIKGTPLYMAPELLAEQPYDHQADMWSLGCIAYESMASQPPFCATSILHLVKLIKHEEVKWPSTLSSDCRSFLQGLLEKDPSMRISWTQLLCHPFVEGKLYIAEVQAAQSSPFINPQLAKDIKKAHHSSHIGAELGDVLAALKLSDVINENLTTSRDSINAIAPSDIEQLETDMEDNVQRVVVPFADVSYREMPNVHAVIAAATADGGVGGGDVMPLINSQTCFVSGNSNMILNHLNDNFPIEMPITSAAKCMKSKLKMSFNIKQSRNKDLEKRKLSQNLDNFSLRLGQSIDSETQRKTTEMLTQQSHSHSQQLQDKRSQQLKQSIHSNNDEKLSSDNSPPCLLPGWDSCDESQSPPIENDEWLAFLHRSIQELLDGEFDSLKQHNLVSIIVAPLRNSKAIPKVLQSVAQLLSLPFVLDEHLTAESIKSVYIDVKLVPNLMYACKLLLSQRQLTDSAASLPTATGVSISRTLRSVSDLNTEEMSTACSLYELVCHLVHQQQQFLSQFCDAMAILAVNDMFINFLTHDFRDNNAVRLTSCMLALFCCVLRELPENAELIEKIVFDPRLRFSTLLQSRHELLRQRACQMLLLLARFSLRGVQCIWNGELKSALQALADQQTCQLTRFEASQTLDELSQFSFFVA encoded by the exons ATGGACCGATATGCGGTGAGCTCGTTGGTAGGCCAAGGCTCATTTGGCTGTGTGTATAAAGCACAGCGGCGTGGTGATGACAAAGTGGTTGCCATCAAAGTCATATCAAAG CGTGGGCGATCGAATCGTGaacttaaaaatttgagaCGAGAATGCGACATCCAGGCGCGCTTAAAGCATCCACATGTGATTGAAATGGTCGAATCCTTCGAGTCCAAGTTCGATTTATTTGTGGTTACAGAGTTTGCAGTTATGGATTTACATCGATACTTATCGTTTAATGGTGCTATGCCTGAGGAGCATGCACAGCGAGTTGTCTGCCATTTGGTCTCGGCACTGTATTATCTGCACTCGAATCGCATACTTCATCGTGATCTAAAGCCGCAAAACGTGcttttagataaaaatatgCACGCGAAGCTTTGTGATTTTGGGCTGGCTCGCAACATGACAATGGGCACTCATGTATTGACATCTATTAAGGGAACCCCACTTTATATGGCACCCGAGTTACTTGCCGAACAGCCGTATGATCATCAGGCGGATATGTGGTCACTGGGATGCATTGCGTATGAAAGCATGGCATCGCAGCCGCCATTCTGTGCCACGTCCATACTTCATTTGGTGAAGTTGATCAAACACGAGGAGGTCAAATGGCCAAGTACACTCAGTAGCGATTGTCGCTCCTTTTTGCAGGGTCTGCTCGAAAAGGATCCCAGCATGCGAATCTCCTGGACGCAGCTGCTGTGTCATCCATTTGTTGAGGGCAAACTCTACATAGCCGAAGTGCAGGCAGCCCAAAGCTCACCATTCATAAATCCCCAGCTAGCCAAGGACATCAAAAAGGCACATCATTCAAG CCATATAGGTGCAGAATTAGGTGATGTTCTGGCCGCGCTTAAACTGAGCGATGTAATCAATGAAAACTTGACAACCTCTCGGGACAGTATCAACGCAATTGCCCCCAGTGATATTGAGCAGCTTGAAACTGATATGGAGGATAATGTGCAACGAGTTGTTGTGCCATTTGCAGATGTCTCCTACAGGGAGATGCCAAACGTCCATGCAGTCAtagctgctgctactgctgacggtggtgttggtggtggtgatgTTATGCCACTAATTAATTCACAGACTTGCTTCGTTAGCGGAAACTCAAATATGATACTTAATCATCTTAACGACAATTTTCCAATCGAAATGCCTATCACAAGCGCAGCTAAATGTATGAAGTCTAAGCTGAAGAtgtcatttaatattaaacaatcTCGTAACAAGGATCTCGAGAAACGAAAACTCAGCCAAAATTTGGATAACTTCTCATTGCGGCTGGGCCAAAGCATTGACTCAGAGACTCAGCGAAAAACCACTGAGATGCTAACACAGCaatcgcattcgcattcacaaCAGCTACAAGATAAGAGGTCTCAACAGCTAAAGCAATCAATACATTCCAACAACGATGAGAAACTCAGCAGCGA taacTCGCCTCCCTGTCTTTTGCCCGGGTGGGATAGTTGTGATGAATCCCAGAGTCCACCCATTGAAAACGACGAGTGGCTGGCGTTTTTGCATCGATCCATACAGGAGCTGCTTGACGGGGAATTTGATTCTCTTAAACAGCACAATTTAGTCAGTATTATTGTGGCGCCATTGCGCAACTCTAAGGCCATACCCAAAGTGTTGCAGAGCGTTGCACAGTTGCTTTCTCTACCCTTTGTACTGGACGAGCATTTGACAGCAGAGTCTATTAAAAGCGTTTATATTGATGTCAAGCTGGTACCTAATCTTATGTACGCCTGCAAACTACTTCTTTCGCAGCGACAGCTGACGGATTCGGCTGCATCGTTGCCAACGGCTACCGGAGTATCGATAAGTCGAACGCTACGCAGTGTTTCCGACTTGAATACTGAGGAGATGAGTACTGCATGCAGTCTGTACGAGCTGGTTTGCCATTTGgtgcatcagcagcaacagttccTTAGTCAATTCTGCGATGCTATGGCAATACTCGCAGTCAACGATATGTTTATCAATTTTCTTACACATG attttaggGACAACAATGCGGTTCGTCTGACAAGCTGTATGTTAGCTCTTTTCTGTTGCGTATTGCGTGAGCTACCAGAGAATGCTGAGCTTATAGAAAAGATTGTATTTGATCCGCGTCTGCGATTCAGTACTCTGCTGCAGAGTCGTCACGAGCTCTTGCGTCAGCGTGCTTGTCAGATGCTATTACTATTAGCGCGCTTCAGTCTACGTGGCGTCCAGTGTATCTGGAATGGAGAGCTAAAGAGTGCTTTACAAGCACTGGCGGATCAGCAAACATGTCAATTGACGCGCTTTGAGGCCTCCCAGACATTGGATGAGCTCAGCCAATTTAGCTTCTTTGTTGCCTAG